One Vicugna pacos chromosome 33, VicPac4, whole genome shotgun sequence genomic region harbors:
- the TEX12 gene encoding testis-expressed protein 12 isoform X2, with translation MSARESVTGSCLQNMASHLVKPDNRNCKRPRELEPQMPDSPQLSSLGKSDSSSSESSGLFYKDEALEKDLNDMGKEINLMLSAYAKILSERAAVDASYIDEIDGLFKEANTIENFLIQKRELLRQRLTVIANTLHR, from the exons ATGAGCGCCCGGGAGAGCGTGACTGG CTCTTGCCTCCAGAATATGGCAAGTCACCTTGTAAAACCTGATAATAGAAATTGCAAAAGACCAAGAGAGTTGGAG CCTCAAATGCCAGATAGTCCACAACTGTCCTCTCTTGGAAAATCAGATTCCTCTTCCTCTGAAAGCTCTGGACTGTTTTATAAAGATGAAGCCCTGGAGAAAGATTTAAATG ATATGGGCAAAGAAATTAATCTCATGTTGTCTGCATATGCAAAGATCTTAAG TGAGAGAGCAGCGGTAGATGCATCTTACATTGATGAGATAGATGGACTCTTCAAAGAAGCCAATACCATTGAAAACTTCCTAATACAGAAGAGAGAGCTCCTGAGACAGAGGCTTACAGTAATTGCAAACACACTACACAGATAA
- the TEX12 gene encoding testis-expressed protein 12 isoform X3 — MASHLVKPDNRNCKRPRELEPQMPDSPQLSSLGKSDSSSSESSGLFYKDEALEKDLNDMGKEINLMLSAYAKILSERAAVDASYIDEIDGLFKEANTIENFLIQKRELLRQRLTVIANTLHR; from the exons ATGGCAAGTCACCTTGTAAAACCTGATAATAGAAATTGCAAAAGACCAAGAGAGTTGGAG CCTCAAATGCCAGATAGTCCACAACTGTCCTCTCTTGGAAAATCAGATTCCTCTTCCTCTGAAAGCTCTGGACTGTTTTATAAAGATGAAGCCCTGGAGAAAGATTTAAATG ATATGGGCAAAGAAATTAATCTCATGTTGTCTGCATATGCAAAGATCTTAAG TGAGAGAGCAGCGGTAGATGCATCTTACATTGATGAGATAGATGGACTCTTCAAAGAAGCCAATACCATTGAAAACTTCCTAATACAGAAGAGAGAGCTCCTGAGACAGAGGCTTACAGTAATTGCAAACACACTACACAGATAA
- the TEX12 gene encoding testis-expressed protein 12 isoform X1, with the protein MSARESVTGCEASSCLQNMASHLVKPDNRNCKRPRELEPQMPDSPQLSSLGKSDSSSSESSGLFYKDEALEKDLNDMGKEINLMLSAYAKILSERAAVDASYIDEIDGLFKEANTIENFLIQKRELLRQRLTVIANTLHR; encoded by the exons ATGAGCGCCCGGGAGAGCGTGACTGGGTGTGAAGCAAG CTCTTGCCTCCAGAATATGGCAAGTCACCTTGTAAAACCTGATAATAGAAATTGCAAAAGACCAAGAGAGTTGGAG CCTCAAATGCCAGATAGTCCACAACTGTCCTCTCTTGGAAAATCAGATTCCTCTTCCTCTGAAAGCTCTGGACTGTTTTATAAAGATGAAGCCCTGGAGAAAGATTTAAATG ATATGGGCAAAGAAATTAATCTCATGTTGTCTGCATATGCAAAGATCTTAAG TGAGAGAGCAGCGGTAGATGCATCTTACATTGATGAGATAGATGGACTCTTCAAAGAAGCCAATACCATTGAAAACTTCCTAATACAGAAGAGAGAGCTCCTGAGACAGAGGCTTACAGTAATTGCAAACACACTACACAGATAA
- the IL18 gene encoding interleukin-18, translating to MRKKKKKIGERKRTTILVIIDVLRSNKKSGIKMAVQPIEDNCMSFVEMRFINNTLYFVAESDEGLEADYFGKLEPKLSVIRNLNDQVLFINQGNLPVFEDMPDSDCSDNAPQTLFIINVYRDSLIRGVAVTISVRCRKTYTLSCKDKIVSFKEMSPPDNIDDEGNDIIFFQRSVPGHDDKIQFESSFYKGYFLACKKENDFFKLILKEKEDFGDKAIMFTVQDKN from the exons atgagaaagaaaaagaagaaaattggggagaggaagaggaccACAATACTTGTGATCATAGATGTACTGAGATCTAACAAAAAGAGtg GGATAAAGATGGCTGTTCAACCAATAGAAGACAATTGCATGAGCTTTGTGGAAATGAGATTTATTAACAATACACTTTACTTTGTAG CTGAAAGTGATG AAGGCCTGGAAGCAGATTACTTTGGCAAGCTTGAACCTAAACTCTCAGTCATACGAAATTTGAACGACCAAGTTCTCTTCATAAACCAAGGAAATCTACCCGTGTTTGAGGATATGCCTGATTCTGACTgttcag ATAATGCACCTCAGACTCTGTTTATCATTAATGTGTACAGAGACAGCCTCATTAGAGGTGTGGCAGTAACCATCTCTGTGAGGTGTAGGAAAACTTACACTCTCTCCTGTAAGGACAAAATTGTTTCCTTTAAG gaAATGAGCCCTCCTGATAATATTGATGATGAAGGAAATGACATCATATTCTTTCAGAGAAGTGTTCCAGGACATGATGATAAGATACAGTTTGAGTCTTCATTTTACAAAGGGTACTTTCTAGCTTGCAAAAAAGAGAATGACTTTTTCAAactcattttgaaagaaaaagaggacttTGGAGATAAAGCTATAATGTTTACTGTTCAAGACAAGAACTAG